One window from the genome of Salvia miltiorrhiza cultivar Shanhuang (shh) chromosome 7, IMPLAD_Smil_shh, whole genome shotgun sequence encodes:
- the LOC130993989 gene encoding uncharacterized protein LOC130993989, whose protein sequence is MARRKDLTSEERQAVALFLLRNSADGKLNYGTQKAAMTKWGCCRSSIARLWKAAKEELAQGQLICVQSKKLNKVRRKIVHIDLDLISSLELHKRGTIRRLATGINCSKSTVGRWISRGLIRAHSSAIRPDLTAPNKILRLKFSLEQIEYDRICMALKFKPMHNVVHIDEKWFYITKTNHRFYLTPQETEPHRTCKSKKFINHTKLVTR, encoded by the coding sequence atggCTAGAAGAAAGGATTTAACAAGTGAAGAAAGGCAAGCTGTTGCACTCTTCCTTCTTCGCAACAGTGCAGATGGCAAGCTGAACTACGGCACTCAAAAGGCTGCCATGACGAAGTGGGGCTGCTGTAGGAGTTCGATCGCTCGTCTATGGAAGGCTGCAAAGGAAGAACTAGCACAAGGTCAGTTAATATGTGTTCAAAGTAAAAAACTCAACAAGGTTAGAAGGAAAATAGTTCATATCGATTTAGATTTAATTTCAAGTTTGGAATTGCACAAAAGAGGAACAATTCGAAGGCTAGCAACAGGTATCAACTGCTCGAAGAGTACAGTGGGTAGATGGATATCAAGAGGGCTGATCAGAGCTCATTCAAGTGCTATCCGACCTGATTTGACAGCCCCCAACAAGATATTACGGCTTAAGTTCTCTCTTGAACAGATTGAGTATGATAGAATATGCATGGCCCTAAAGTTTAAGCCTATGCACAATGTAGTGCATATTGATGAGAAGTGGTTCTATATCACCAAGACAAACCACAGATTTTACTTAACACCACAAGAAACTGAACCACATCGCACATGCAAGAGTAAGAAGTTCATTAATCACACAAAATTAGTCACAAGATAG